The sequence below is a genomic window from Dermacentor albipictus isolate Rhodes 1998 colony chromosome 2, USDA_Dalb.pri_finalv2, whole genome shotgun sequence.
ATGACTTTCATTAAAAAGCAACGGAGGTGAGAAGACGCAGACACCCAGCATTTCCTACTGAGTACGTCAACTCCCTCTCCTTTTGCCTTTTCTTCCTTTGTTTCAATCCCTTTTCCTCGGTGCAGGGTATTCAATCGGACGTCGACCAGGTTAACCTTCCTTGTTTTCCCTGCGTCTCAAAGTGTGCAGCATGGCctagtgtaaattattttacaataGCTCCATGGTTGAGTTTCCAGCTCCCAACTGCATCAGATTGACAAAGCTCAGCACGTTTGTTGTTATTTGTGGCACTGTAAATGCAGATGTGTGAAACATGCAGACAATGAGAAGGTTGTGTTCTCGTTACTCTTGTGTACATGTTTTGTATGCCTACCTTTTCGACGGCATGAATTCCAATCGCAAGTTGCCACAGGGGCACGAGTTTGGTCCCCAGTGGCTTCGGTGGTAAAacctattttatgcgaagcatattactagagctcaacccagctcctcaggcgcggcggtgtcgccttcaataccacgtgacaccgtgacgccacgacagaggagaaacggggctccaacttgcgccgtcgctcgcggcggtgtataagcagctgcgcttgcctctgctagacactcacgaggtgagatgcctcctggagacagagctgctcgttggaatgagaagcgaaggttgcggcgtgctacagagactgtttctaggtggctttgctacggcgcagcgactatgcgccccgcattggacgcggtgagcgtcgagcaacgcagtgttcgacgcgacaacgaaatgtgcgcctgagcaagcgccgcacgcctgagccgacgccgatgacaccggcttttctgcgacacgagctccttaacgctgtcgcgttaaaataaaggttagtatgcttcgcatcctgggcttaaccttagctaagccacagccattttttttctttgccttgtcGTGAGAGTCGTGCCGAGGATGAAAAGGTGGCGCAGCAATGGTGGCATAACAGCAGGAACAGACGGACTCTGCAAACCCTACTACTGTGCTTTCAGCTGCTGTTGCAGATAGAAATAATGCAAAAGGAAGCAAGGGACAAACAGAGCATTTCACACTCTGTTAGAGCACTTCGTGTGAATGGCACTGTTATATAAAAATGTTACATTTAATGTCTCCTACGTGCGCATCACAAATAATCAGTATGTGCAGGCAGCAGCCTTTTTGAAGCTACAGAATTCATTTCAGGCTGATGCCTGCGATGCCACACACTCCGTGGACAAATTTGCTGCCGCTGGTGGTGTTAGCACATGcactgcaccctttggggcttatcttgtcccacaacaataatcatgtaccttgcttgcatttccttatTTGAAAACctagcgctcgctactttcctgtcgagaatgctgtgccaCGCTGATAATGCGCAAGCCATTCGTGACTTTGAAGTACTGGGCTCGGAGCATtacagaaaggaaatgcggacaagacagatgacaattattgttgtgggacaagttACAACCCAAATGGTGTGAACTTTTTTTAAGAGTGTGGCGACTCAGCATGACAATTGCAGGTTGCCCATACAGTACAAACCTTTGTTTGTGTAAGTGTTAAACAAAGGCTTGCATTAGGACAGAGTAAAAATGCCTGTATGAAAACAAGACTCATTTAGCCTGACTTTATTGGTCAGCACTTCTTCGTGGAGTTTTCAAGCGGTGCTTGTATTCATTTTCTGCTCTAATGAGCGACTGTATAGACTAGCAAATCGGGCGTCGGCATATGCACATCGCAGATAAAAATACGTCCTGGCACGGTCAGTCCCTGTTTCTGTATAGCCACACATAACGGTGAAAGACAACTTGTGTGCAAAGGCTTCAGTGTTTTAAAAGATGGTCAGGTCTGCAGTCACATGTGCGAAGCAATAAAAGCGTGCTCTTAAGCCAAACGTCACCTATTGCTACTAGTCCCGACAGCTTCGCAGAACGACGACAGCGCGTTTGAATCGCCCTGCCCGACGAGCGCTTGGCAGGCGtaacagaaggctaaggaaaCGTCCGGGACGCCAGCCTCATCGGACGTCCTGGCTTCCGCGTCTTCCACTCGCAGTCTCGAGATTTCACGCGTCAGTTTCAGCGCCGCCACGGCCGAGCACGGTTCGACGTCCACCGTGTCAAGCGGCGACCCACACAGACGACAACACGACGTCGACGCCGAATCTGTTGGTGATGCTCGCGCACGGGGTCGGGAGCCGATCTTGTCTCCCGTGCGCCACACCGTAGACACCGTCGCGGGAAAGTTTTCTTGCAGGCCGTTCACAAACTCTCCCGTAAGCCGGGCCACGCTAGCGCGAGCGTCGCGTCCCGTGCTCGGCGTAGTCTGCACGCGAAAGCGGACGCTGCGATGCACGTTGAACAGCGCGATTTCCTTGCTGCTGAACTCGCGCATCGGGCGCAGCAGAAGCACTTGAGGGTCGCGATCGTCGAGAAAACCAGCCTCCTCCCTCAACTGCGCCCCCCGACCCAGGGCGATAGTCGAGAGCAGAGTGGCGGCCAGCAGCGTGCCCGTTTCGGCGGTGAACACCTTGACGAATCCGTTGTCTCGGGCAAGCCTcagaagcagacgacgcacgCACAACCTGTAGAACGACTCGCGGTCCGTCAACGATTTGAACGATCGGTACGCTGTCGTGAAGGCAGCCCGCGCCCCTTCGCTGTCTGTTACCTCCGTGCAATGGGTCGACGGGTCTAGATCCAAGCGTTCCGCGGAGAATAGAGAGTCAAGACGACAGGTGTAGTAGGGGAAGCCGGACTCCCTCATTAAATCGGTGACCTCCTGCAACGAAACTTCGTCACTTTGTGTCGCTAACGCCGACGAATCGTCGATGTAGACGAGGCTGGGCTCGAAGAGGAGTCTCTTGTGCGCGCCTTCCGAAAAACCGTCTCGGAGGAGCTGTAGCATGGCAGCCGACGAAGGTCCGCCGGAAAAACCAACCAGTACCTTGTCGCCAGGCTTCAACAATTTGGATTTGCCGAGAGTAGAGCGAAACTTGTGAGTACAGTTCGCGATGAAGCACGTTTTGCAGTATGGATCCTTTTTGCGAAGCAATAGGTGAGCAGAGTCCCCGCACGTCTTGCATGTGTTGCTGCTCACATCAGTCTCTGCAACCCCATTTGGTGCAAGCTCAGCCTCGCTTAGGTCTTCGCAATCGCAGGAATTGGAGCACATTTTGTTTGTTTACAACCAGCAAGTATGTGCTAAATAAACGCCAGTTAGAAACACTGCACTCTGTACAACACGCTGGCTACGCATGCCATTGCAGATTGCCATGCCGTGACAACTAGGCTTGGTTTGGCTAACGTAGGCTATCCGGCTATCCGTTAACAACTCTTCTTCTTCGCCTTATTAATTTAATGAGAACATCAGCACGTTTTAGTTTAAGTTATTAATAATACTGTTGAAAATTTGTGCGCACTTTTGCCGAGGATTTTGTATTCTGACTACTCGTTCTGACTACTCGTCACGAAGCCACTTCATAGGTGTTCTGTGGGCACTTATTGAGTGAAAACGAAGCCAGAAGTAGCCTTAGCCTCACACGTCTCACGTTCGCAAACAAGCGCACGTGCATTGACTCAGGTAAAAAGTCGCGAGTACCTTCCTAAATGTTTGGGCAAATTTCAGAGCTATGCGCGTGGACGAGCAGGTGGAAAACAGACGGTTTCTTCTCTTGTACGCTTCGCAAACAGGTCAGGCCGAGGTGATAGCTCGTCGACTGAACGCCGCCGCACTCGAACGAGGATTTCTGCCCGATCTGCACTGCGTGAGTGCTTTTGGCCGTGAATTTGACCTGGTCAAAGAAAGCTGTTTCGTTGTCGTCACATCAACTACGGACGAAGGGCTAGTGCCTGAAAACGCTCGTCGTTTCCTCCGCTACTTACGCAAGGCGGCGGAATCGGACAGCCTCTTGAGCGGGTCCAAGTACGCCGTTCTCGGGTTGGGCGACACCAACTACAACAACTTTTGCAACGGCGCCAGGACTCTGGAAAATCAGTTCGACGCTTTGGGTGCTGCAAGATTCTACGAGACCGGTTACGCCGACGACGCGGTGGGGTTGGAAATCGTTGTCGAACCTTGGATCGAGGGACTGTGGACGGCATTGCGTAGTACCCTGTTTTCTGCCCCAACCACCACAACACAGGCTCGGGAGGACCGTTTGGTGCAAAGAAGCATGGAAGAAAGAAGTCTTACGAACTGTAGCCTATCGGCTTCTGCGGAGCTCACGCTCCCGCTCATGAAGGATCCTCTGGTATGCGTGCGATTTGACATATCTGGCACCGACGAGAATGTTTCGGACAGTCACGTATGGCAAGGAGGTCAGCCGCTGCCTTTCCAAGAATCGAAAATTTTGTACGTCGCTCTGACTTCGGCGAAACGTCTGACCTTTTCGGACGCGGTCAAAGAAGCCTGGGAACTGGAGTTTCAGCTGCCTAGTGCGACCGGTGAACCTAAAATCTGTTTTAAACCGGGCGACTCGTTCGGCTTTCTCTGCGTGAACCGGCCAGCCGAAGTGAGCTACGTCATTGATAGGCTAGGCGTTTCCGGCAGTCACGTGGTTGCCGTGACGTATGCGCAGAAAGCACGTAACATGGAACACCTCCCTAAAGCGCCGCTCACCGTGGAAAAGTTTCTAACTACCATCTGCGACATTAGAGGTATTCCGAAGAAGATATTCTTGCGGACACTTGCAGAGTTTGCTTCGGAAGCTTGTGAAAAAAGGCGCCTGCTGGAGCTTAGTAGTAGAGAAGGCAGCAAGGACTACATACGTTTCATCCTCGAAGCAAGAAACACTTTCCTTGATGTGCTCAAGGCTTTTCCGAGCTGCAAACCTCCTCTGGCTGCCTTGCTGGAACACTTGCCCAGGCTCCTGCCACGCTACTATTCAGTTTGCAACTGGCCCCCACAGGACAACAGTGTTGCACGTCGATTCAGCATACTCTACAAACGATGTCCAATACCCGGACGTGATGAAGAAGGTCTGTGCACTGGCTGGCTAACCGAACTTGCCAAGCAATGGTGTGCACAGCCCGACATTGTGTCCAGCATGAAATCTTTATCACTGAGTGAAAATTCTTGCAGCAGAGTGCCTGTCTATCTTAGAAAAAACACAACATTTTGCTTTCCCGAATCATTGGACATACCTGTCATTATGATTGGACCGGGCTCGGGTGTTGCCCCGTTTCTTTCATACTTGCAGTGGCGGAGAGAAGTCATGGCTCAAAGTGATAGAGGTGATGTATGCGAGACATGGCTGTTTATGGGCTGCCGGCATCGCCGCTTAGATTTTCTGTATGAAAACGAGCTCTGCGGGCTGGTAAAGCAAGGTGTGCTGTCGAAATTGGTTGTTTCATTTTCAAGAGATGCTGACAGTGGGGACACTGCAACAGAATCTGAGATGAGACTCAAAGGGGCTGAGGGAAGTGAAGTACATGAGTTGAAAGAAAAGGATGTGGGCTGTTCAAATTGGATCCAAGGTGGAAAGTACGTTCAAGACAGCATGAGGCTTTGGCGTGCAGATTTAGCACGGTTTATTTCCCTAGCCAACTcccgtgtgtatgtgtgtggtgACGCTGTCAGCATGGCAACAAGTGTGAGGGACACGCTTGTGGACATTCTCGTTGATGAGGCCATTGTTGCAAGCAAAGAAGACGGTCTTGCGTTTGTGAAGGAGCTTCAGAAGCAAGGTCGGTACTTGGAAGACATCTGGACTGCGTGATACTTCTGATGCTTAGATGATGTAGCTCGGTATCATTTTGAATGATTTTATAATGTAGGCCTATTTCACATGTTTAGTATGGAACCATGAAAACAAGATGCAGTTTTAGTATATTTTAATCTTCAGTAAACCACTACAACGCTTTGAGATGCTTGAGCAGCTGTGTAGTGTATGAAAGAAGTTAAATAAGCAGTGTGCCTTGTTTGATTTCTTTTAATGCAAAAACAGTGTTACGATGTCATACTGTGTTTCATGGTGCAGTAAAGCATTTTAATTCTTGTTAATTGTGCACACTGTGTCATACAATTTGTGTTTAATAAACACGGTGAATGAGTTGCTGGTACGCGGTGTAGTTTGTTTGCGAAGTCCTGCGGTTGTCAGTAAGGTGTAGGGCAGGAACGCTGGTATGGTCAAAATGGAGCAATGCACATGAAATTTGCTTAATGTTTTGGAGAAGGCCAAGGGAATGTAACGACATGCTGTTCCAAGTGTATAGAAACTGTTTTAGCGAAAAAATGGCATACACTGATTTTTTGACATAGTCGACATCCAATGCAAATGTGAACACTGGACTCAACCGCATCTCATAGGCTGCCTTTGCCCAAAGTATGCGAAACATCTGCGCTCATTCTCAAACGTGCATTGGAGATGATTATTTTTAAGGACAATAAGCTGCATTTCTGCATACATGTACAACTTTTATTGCAAATATTGAAATCAATGATTCACCATATTTATTAATCATACGTTTTGTTTTAATTACAAAATGCATTTATCAGAGTTACCTTGTTACTGAGTTTACTAGAATGTGTTTCCATTACACAATTTGGATTAAGCAGGAATGATTGTGCATGACAAAGTCCTATTATGTTTAACAACATCAGATAACATGCTAAATTATCTTATTCTGCATGTGAGTTCACAAGCAAGCCTCATTATGCATAGCAGTGCATTCAAGTCGCATGGCTCGAAGCTTTTTTTGTGTCGCAGCAAATGGACACAGTAAAACGACATAGAACTAAACATTAGAATTCAGATTTCGAAGTGACAATTTATTTCTCGTATAACTGAACTATCGGGCTCCTCTTAAATTGCTCAATTAATCATGGCTGCCTACTGCCACCCGCAGCGCATTGTATCCATAACGGGATGTGCAACAATTTGCTACAGCAGAGGGTGGCCAAACTGAGTAGCAGGTTAATGGTACACTTGACTGGTTCCTATGATGCTCCAACTTGGTTTGCAGCAATGCGAAACCCTCTCGGAGCTGGCACAGGAGAAAACCTGCCCAAGCCAAACTTTCAGCTGCTTTCAGAGCAGTCAGAAGAGCCACATGACCAGAAGTCTGTCAGGTCTTGGATGCACTGTCAGCTTGACAATAAGAGCACCTCGCAGTGCCCTAAGCTGCAGTGTGGCCCACTGAGTGAACTAGGTAAATCCATTCTAAGCACTCAATTTTGGCCTGGTGAATATAAGCATGCCGCCAGAGTGCTCAAAAGCGACCAATCGAATGTACAATGTACAGTCGAGCTATAGAAGGAACATGGAGAACATAAGGCAAGCACACAAGGACATGATCAAACGTACCTTGTGTTCCGTTTCGTCCCAGATTTTTGGTAGGCTGCACCAGTAATTTGTGGTTTCTTAGAGTTTAACCACGATCCTTCAATACTTCGCATCTGATCATTAAACTCCCATGTAACACTATAGGAGTATTTCATATACCGGCCACGTGGGCATGACGCTGGCACTAGTTGAAGCGCATTGGAGCAGATGCCGGACAAATGTTACAGGCATTATTTGTGTACACACGAATTTCTTGCAAGGGTTGACTGCGATTATCAGCATATGAATATTATCGACACAACATCGAAATTGCCACCCCATTGCTGTACAGGGttcaaaaattgaaatgcaaacaaTTTCAAAACTACTGCAATGCACTGTTTCGTTTCCAGGGTCATCTGAATTTGTAATGGTGGCCTAATCCACACATAAAAAGGTATACTTGGGACTACTTCATTGTTAGACAGTGGCTACGGAATTATTGCATGTCACATTTTATTATGTAATTACGCATAAAGGCATGCATTCCTCTTTGTAGCTGCTCATGTTTCGATTTTTGCACTGTACATTTCTCTTTGTATTGTTGCAGCATACTTCATGACAACGACAATATCTAACATTTTTTGTATGCCTGTGTGTCGAGCCATTTGCCAGGGCACCGGCGAAACAAAATCATTGTTTTGGTCCCCTACCAACGTGGACCTAAGAGGCAAGTGGAAGCTACCTGTTCAGCGGTAAGAGACTCGGGGCTTCACAGTTGACTGAAAACATGTTCAAATGTGTAAAAAACATTTTGATGTTAAAGCCGTTATTCGTGAAAGTGCGTCGTGAATTTTATGTCGCGACAATGTGAGCGATTTAAGCAAGCAGATGGCCATTTGGAGGGTTTTGAAGGCCTTGTTGGTTGCTTGTCTGAGCTGAAAGAATAACCTTGTCAAGTGACATGGTATTGGTCATCAAGTAATAGCTAATAACTTTATGCAACCTACTAACTCTAAACTAATGAATTAACTAAACTTACAAATTAACTAACTACCTAACTAAACTAAATATTAACCTAGCAAACCACGTAACTATAAACTAATTACATAAACTAACAATTTACTAAACTATACAACTAACCTATCTAACCAAATATAACACCATAAATGACTTAACTAGCAAAATATAATTAACAATATTAATTATGTAGCTGATCACCAGCTTAACTTACTAATTAACTAGCCTGCCTAACTAAACTAGCTAATCAAATATAACTAGATAATTTAGTAAATAGACAGCTGactgaaacattttttttgtcaGAAATGCTACATGGAGGGTGGAGGGGGCGGCACATCCATCACACAACGCTACCGTGCATAATTTAAGCACGCCAAATTATATTGCCTAAATTTCTAGTTGCATGTTCATTTGGCAAACATGCTGAAATAAAAAGTCTGCCATCTCGTGCGGCAGACTGATCCCGTTCTACTTACACCAGTGCCTCTGGTGTCACCTTCTGTCCCTATACGAATCTTTTGGAGAACTTTCCGGACCAGTAGAAACGTACAGAAGGACCCTGGTTTGACTGACACTTATGCATTCTAGCAACCAGACTTGCATATGGATGTGTAATTTGAGAATTCCGCTCACAGGTGTAATTTGCACATTCTACAGTGGATGCTTCACGtacaaaataatatatatatacctttatACTATACTGGGCTGGCATACATCACAAACATTTTATCCAGATTAAAATCACAGGCAAGGCATGCTGGTGGACAGCTGTCATAGGTGCCTTGATATAATGAGCAGGTCAGGAAACATAAACATGATAGTAGCAGA
It includes:
- the Ctu2 gene encoding cytoplasmic tRNA 2-thiolation protein 2, with the translated sequence MCSNSCDCEDLSEAELAPNGVAETDVSSNTCKTCGDSAHLLLRKKDPYCKTCFIANCTHKFRSTLGKSKLLKPGDKVLVGFSGGPSSAAMLQLLRDGFSEGAHKRLLFEPSLVYIDDSSALATQSDEVSLQEVTDLMRESGFPYYTCRLDSLFSAERLDLDPSTHCTEVTDSEGARAAFTTAYRSFKSLTDRESFYRLCVRRLLLRLARDNGFVKVFTAETGTLLAATLLSTIALGRGAQLREEAGFLDDRDPQVLLLRPMREFSSKEIALFNVHRSVRFRVQTTPSTGRDARASVARLTGEFVNGLQENFPATVSTVWRTGDKIGSRPRARASPTDSASTSCCRLCGSPLDTVDVEPCSAVAALKLTREISRLRVEDAEARTSDEAGVPDVSLAFCYACQALVGQGDSNALSSFCEAVGTSSNR
- the LOC135897464 gene encoding methionine synthase reductase-like, with product MRVDEQVENRRFLLLYASQTGQAEVIARRLNAAALERGFLPDLHCVSAFGREFDLVKESCFVVVTSTTDEGLVPENARRFLRYLRKAAESDSLLSGSKYAVLGLGDTNYNNFCNGARTLENQFDALGAARFYETGYADDAVGLEIVVEPWIEGLWTALRSTLFSAPTTTTQAREDRLVQRSMEERSLTNCSLSASAELTLPLMKDPLVCVRFDISGTDENVSDSHVWQGGQPLPFQESKILYVALTSAKRLTFSDAVKEAWELEFQLPSATGEPKICFKPGDSFGFLCVNRPAEVSYVIDRLGVSGSHVVAVTYAQKARNMEHLPKAPLTVEKFLTTICDIRGIPKKIFLRTLAEFASEACEKRRLLELSSREGSKDYIRFILEARNTFLDVLKAFPSCKPPLAALLEHLPRLLPRYYSVCNWPPQDNSVARRFSILYKRCPIPGRDEEGLCTGWLTELAKQWCAQPDIVSSMKSLSLSENSCSRVPVYLRKNTTFCFPESLDIPVIMIGPGSGVAPFLSYLQWRREVMAQSDRGDVCETWLFMGCRHRRLDFLYENELCGLVKQGVLSKLVVSFSRDADSGDTATESEMRLKGAEGSEVHELKEKDVGCSNWIQGGKYVQDSMRLWRADLARFISLANSRVYVCGDAVSMATSVRDTLVDILVDEAIVASKEDGLAFVKELQKQGRYLEDIWTA